From Syngnathus scovelli strain Florida chromosome 14, RoL_Ssco_1.2, whole genome shotgun sequence, one genomic window encodes:
- the LOC125980481 gene encoding ensconsin isoform X4: MPALKSIASAWQGPVRRTAREVASGTNVDERLKAARERREEQQRLLASRVHSRFERERRAKLHYEQQLLERQKKLQEQKLKEDMRRAAVEEKRQQRLKEEKERNESAVRRTQEKSQRAQENFSQNVRGRKPAKNVSFYSTTSSSPSRTPQKLQDNRPQIKRPPNQRAQDQKPQIQKTPNQRLQIQRPQIQKPQVQRLQNQKPQIQKPQVQRLQNQKSPIQKHQIQRLQNQKPQTQRPVIQKSQNLRPPTQRPPPPHLSPSHSQRRNTSGLQPKATTAHIANKKTPNVGPNARSPPNHNGATKTSRTASSPSPDRAHRRSSRRHSNPLQLDLESVPEEDVPICNSALSPGNCRPARVSAEDKIEDSSDTLIYESEAESRTAGDGSPSRMLSPPPEAPLRRSNGTSDPEEASRSLAVKRREARLLRELEEQESLAAAEAERRSREELERREAEERARQQAETERLIAEKQRREEDAHRRAEEERAQAMHEAALLQKQREEEQAREREKAAQAQKERELAAQKEEAERQVRKKRLEEIMRRTRRTVSPDTKSATVSILPKENNETPVHDAVKLPAGSRPSQTLMDDKDANDDMVPVVAFKERRSLRTLTGLEDIQTHQRAEVI, translated from the exons ATGCCCGCGCTGAAAAGCATCGCTTCTGCCTGGCAGggtccggtgaggaggaccgCGCGTGAAG TGGCGAGTGGCACAAATGTGGACGAGAGGCTTAAAGCGGCCCGGGAAAGGAGAGAAGAGCAGCAGAGGTTACTCG CCTCGCGGGTGCACAGCAGGTTTGAGCGGGAGCGGCGGGCCAAGCTCCACTATGAGCAGCAACTGCTGGAGCGCcagaagaagctgcaggagcAAAAACTCAAGGAAGACATGAGGCGTGCTGCCGTGGAGGAGAAGCGACAGCAGCGTCTCAAGGAGGAGAAA GAGCGAAATGAATCCGCCGTGCGCCGGACCCAGGAAAAGAGCCAAAGAGCCCAAGAAAACTTCAGCCAAAACGTGAGAGGCAGGAAGCCCGCTAAAAACG TTTCCTTTTACTCCACAACCAGTAGCAGCCCAAGTCGTACCCCGCAGAAGCTCCAGGACAACAGGCCGCAAATCAAGAGGCCCCCAAATCAGAGAGCCCAAGACCAGAAACCCCAGATTCAGAAAACGCCAAACCAAAGACTCCAGATTCAGAGGCCCCAGATTCAGAAGCCCCAAGTCCAGAGATTACAGAACCAGAAACCACAGATCCAGAAACCCCAAGTCCAAAGATTACAGAACCAGAAATCGCCGATCCAGAAACACCAAATCCAGAGATTACAAAACCAGAAACCCCAGACCCAGAGACCTGTGATCCAGAAAAGCCAGAACCTGAGACCCCCGACCCAgaggccaccaccaccacatctGAGTCCCAGCCACAGCCAGAGACGAAACACCAGTGGTTTACAG CCCAAAGCAACCACGGCACACATCGCTAATAAGAAGACTCCAAACGTGGGTCCGAATGCTCGTTCGCCTCCAAACCACAATGGTGCAACTAAAACAAGCAGAACAGCATCGTCGCCATCTCCAGACCG GGCTCACAGGAGATCAAGCCGGCGGCATTCAAATCCTCTTCAACTGGACCTTGAGTCGGTTCCCGAGGAGGACGTTCCAATTTGCAACTCTGCCCTGTCACCTGGCAACTGCAGACCTGCCAGAGTCTCCGCCGAAGACAAAATAGAGGACTCGTCTGACACGCTGATCTACGAGTCAGAAGCTGAGAGCAGAACTGCGGGAGATGGCA GTCCTTCCAGGATGCTTTCCCCTCCACCCGAAGCCCCGCTAAGGCGCTCGAACGGTACTAGCGACCCAGAAGAGGCCTCTCGCTCGTTGGCCGTGAAGAGGCGAGAGGCTCGGCTGCTCAGGGAGCTGGAGGAGCAGGAGAGCTTGGCAGCGGCCGAAGCTGAAAG GCGCAGTCGCGAGGAGCTGGAGCGCCGTGAGGCTGAGGAGCGAGCCCGGCAGCAGGCTGAGACTGAGCGCTTGATCGCGGAAAAGCAAAGACGTGAGGAAGACGCGCATCGGCGTGCCGAGGAGGAGAGAGCTCAGGCCATGCATGAAGCGGCGCTTCTGCAAAAGCAG AGGGAGGAGGAACAAGCTCGAGAGCGGGAGAAAGCGGCCCAGGCGCAGAAGGAGCGTGAGCTGGCTGCGCAGAAAGAGGAAGCAGAACGCCAAGTTCGGAAAAAG CGACTGGAGGAGATCATGCGGAGAACCAGAAGAACAGTTTCTCCTGACACG AAATCAGCGACGGTGAGCATTTTACCCAAGGAGAACAATGAGACTCCTGTGCATGATGCCGTCAAGCTCCCGGCGGGTTCCAGGCCCTCACAGACGCTGATGGATGACAAAGACGCCAATGATGACATGGTGCCTGTGGTGGCCTTCAAAGAGCGCAGGTCTCTCCGGACTCTCACGGGTCTGGAAGACATCCAGACACACCAACGAGCAG AGGTCATTTGA
- the LOC125980481 gene encoding ensconsin isoform X3, translated as MPALKSIASAWQGPVRRTAREVASGTNVDERLKAARERREEQQRLLASRVHSRFERERRAKLHYEQQLLERQKKLQEQKLKEDMRRAAVEEKRQQRLKEEKERNESAVRRTQEKSQRAQENFSQNVRGRKPAKNAPRHIVLSTWEKNLVSRLLTPTSSYLARSKSAVDQSAEEVSFYSTTSSSPSRTPQKLQDNRPQIKRPPNQRAQDQKPQIQKTPNQRLQIQRPQIQKPQVQRLQNQKPQIQKPQVQRLQNQKSPIQKHQIQRLQNQKPQTQRPVIQKSQNLRPPTQRPPPPHLSPSHSQRRNTSGLQPKATTAHIANKKTPNVGPNARSPPNHNGATKTSRTASSPSPDRAHRRSSRRHSNPLQLDLESVPEEDVPICNSALSPGNCRPARVSAEDKIEDSSDTLIYESEAESRTAGDGSPSRMLSPPPEAPLRRSNGTSDPEEASRSLAVKRREARLLRELEEQESLAAAEAERRSREELERREAEERARQQAETERLIAEKQRREEDAHRRAEEERAQAMHEAALLQKQREEEQAREREKAAQAQKERELAAQKEEAERQVRKKRLEEIMRRTRRTVSPDTKSATVSILPKENNETPVHDAVKLPAGSRPSQTLMDDKDANDDMVPVVAFKERRSLRTLTGLEDIQTHQRAEVI; from the exons ATGCCCGCGCTGAAAAGCATCGCTTCTGCCTGGCAGggtccggtgaggaggaccgCGCGTGAAG TGGCGAGTGGCACAAATGTGGACGAGAGGCTTAAAGCGGCCCGGGAAAGGAGAGAAGAGCAGCAGAGGTTACTCG CCTCGCGGGTGCACAGCAGGTTTGAGCGGGAGCGGCGGGCCAAGCTCCACTATGAGCAGCAACTGCTGGAGCGCcagaagaagctgcaggagcAAAAACTCAAGGAAGACATGAGGCGTGCTGCCGTGGAGGAGAAGCGACAGCAGCGTCTCAAGGAGGAGAAA GAGCGAAATGAATCCGCCGTGCGCCGGACCCAGGAAAAGAGCCAAAGAGCCCAAGAAAACTTCAGCCAAAACGTGAGAGGCAGGAAGCCCGCTAAAAACG CTCCACGTCACATAGTGCTCAGCACATGGGAGAAGAACCTGGTGAGTCGCCTGCTAACCCCCACAAGCTCTTATCTGGCCCGGAGCAAGAGCGCTGTCGATCAGTCGGCAGAAGAAG TTTCCTTTTACTCCACAACCAGTAGCAGCCCAAGTCGTACCCCGCAGAAGCTCCAGGACAACAGGCCGCAAATCAAGAGGCCCCCAAATCAGAGAGCCCAAGACCAGAAACCCCAGATTCAGAAAACGCCAAACCAAAGACTCCAGATTCAGAGGCCCCAGATTCAGAAGCCCCAAGTCCAGAGATTACAGAACCAGAAACCACAGATCCAGAAACCCCAAGTCCAAAGATTACAGAACCAGAAATCGCCGATCCAGAAACACCAAATCCAGAGATTACAAAACCAGAAACCCCAGACCCAGAGACCTGTGATCCAGAAAAGCCAGAACCTGAGACCCCCGACCCAgaggccaccaccaccacatctGAGTCCCAGCCACAGCCAGAGACGAAACACCAGTGGTTTACAG CCCAAAGCAACCACGGCACACATCGCTAATAAGAAGACTCCAAACGTGGGTCCGAATGCTCGTTCGCCTCCAAACCACAATGGTGCAACTAAAACAAGCAGAACAGCATCGTCGCCATCTCCAGACCG GGCTCACAGGAGATCAAGCCGGCGGCATTCAAATCCTCTTCAACTGGACCTTGAGTCGGTTCCCGAGGAGGACGTTCCAATTTGCAACTCTGCCCTGTCACCTGGCAACTGCAGACCTGCCAGAGTCTCCGCCGAAGACAAAATAGAGGACTCGTCTGACACGCTGATCTACGAGTCAGAAGCTGAGAGCAGAACTGCGGGAGATGGCA GTCCTTCCAGGATGCTTTCCCCTCCACCCGAAGCCCCGCTAAGGCGCTCGAACGGTACTAGCGACCCAGAAGAGGCCTCTCGCTCGTTGGCCGTGAAGAGGCGAGAGGCTCGGCTGCTCAGGGAGCTGGAGGAGCAGGAGAGCTTGGCAGCGGCCGAAGCTGAAAG GCGCAGTCGCGAGGAGCTGGAGCGCCGTGAGGCTGAGGAGCGAGCCCGGCAGCAGGCTGAGACTGAGCGCTTGATCGCGGAAAAGCAAAGACGTGAGGAAGACGCGCATCGGCGTGCCGAGGAGGAGAGAGCTCAGGCCATGCATGAAGCGGCGCTTCTGCAAAAGCAG AGGGAGGAGGAACAAGCTCGAGAGCGGGAGAAAGCGGCCCAGGCGCAGAAGGAGCGTGAGCTGGCTGCGCAGAAAGAGGAAGCAGAACGCCAAGTTCGGAAAAAG CGACTGGAGGAGATCATGCGGAGAACCAGAAGAACAGTTTCTCCTGACACG AAATCAGCGACGGTGAGCATTTTACCCAAGGAGAACAATGAGACTCCTGTGCATGATGCCGTCAAGCTCCCGGCGGGTTCCAGGCCCTCACAGACGCTGATGGATGACAAAGACGCCAATGATGACATGGTGCCTGTGGTGGCCTTCAAAGAGCGCAGGTCTCTCCGGACTCTCACGGGTCTGGAAGACATCCAGACACACCAACGAGCAG AGGTCATTTGA
- the LOC125980481 gene encoding ensconsin isoform X1 has protein sequence MPALKSIASAWQGPVRRTAREVASGTNVDERLKAARERREEQQRLLASRVHSRFERERRAKLHYEQQLLERQKKLQEQKLKEDMRRAAVEEKRQQRLKEEKERNESAVRRTQEKSQRAQENFSQNVRGRKPAKNAPRHIVLSTWEKNLVSRLLTPTSSYLARSKSAVDQSAEEVVHICRRAVSFYSTTSSSPSRTPQKLQDNRPQIKRPPNQRAQDQKPQIQKTPNQRLQIQRPQIQKPQVQRLQNQKPQIQKPQVQRLQNQKSPIQKHQIQRLQNQKPQTQRPVIQKSQNLRPPTQRPPPPHLSPSHSQRRNTSGLQPKATTAHIANKKTPNVGPNARSPPNHNGATKTSRTASSPSPDRAHRRSSRRHSNPLQLDLESVPEEDVPICNSALSPGNCRPARVSAEDKIEDSSDTLIYESEAESRTAGDGSPSRMLSPPPEAPLRRSNGTSDPEEASRSLAVKRREARLLRELEEQESLAAAEAERRSREELERREAEERARQQAETERLIAEKQRREEDAHRRAEEERAQAMHEAALLQKQREEEQAREREKAAQAQKERELAAQKEEAERQVRKKRLEEIMRRTRRTVSPDTKSATVSILPKENNETPVHDAVKLPAGSRPSQTLMDDKDANDDMVPVVAFKERRSLRTLTGLEDIQTHQRAEVI, from the exons ATGCCCGCGCTGAAAAGCATCGCTTCTGCCTGGCAGggtccggtgaggaggaccgCGCGTGAAG TGGCGAGTGGCACAAATGTGGACGAGAGGCTTAAAGCGGCCCGGGAAAGGAGAGAAGAGCAGCAGAGGTTACTCG CCTCGCGGGTGCACAGCAGGTTTGAGCGGGAGCGGCGGGCCAAGCTCCACTATGAGCAGCAACTGCTGGAGCGCcagaagaagctgcaggagcAAAAACTCAAGGAAGACATGAGGCGTGCTGCCGTGGAGGAGAAGCGACAGCAGCGTCTCAAGGAGGAGAAA GAGCGAAATGAATCCGCCGTGCGCCGGACCCAGGAAAAGAGCCAAAGAGCCCAAGAAAACTTCAGCCAAAACGTGAGAGGCAGGAAGCCCGCTAAAAACG CTCCACGTCACATAGTGCTCAGCACATGGGAGAAGAACCTGGTGAGTCGCCTGCTAACCCCCACAAGCTCTTATCTGGCCCGGAGCAAGAGCGCTGTCGATCAGTCGGCAGAAGAAG TTGTTCATATTTGTCGCCGTGCAGTTTCCTTTTACTCCACAACCAGTAGCAGCCCAAGTCGTACCCCGCAGAAGCTCCAGGACAACAGGCCGCAAATCAAGAGGCCCCCAAATCAGAGAGCCCAAGACCAGAAACCCCAGATTCAGAAAACGCCAAACCAAAGACTCCAGATTCAGAGGCCCCAGATTCAGAAGCCCCAAGTCCAGAGATTACAGAACCAGAAACCACAGATCCAGAAACCCCAAGTCCAAAGATTACAGAACCAGAAATCGCCGATCCAGAAACACCAAATCCAGAGATTACAAAACCAGAAACCCCAGACCCAGAGACCTGTGATCCAGAAAAGCCAGAACCTGAGACCCCCGACCCAgaggccaccaccaccacatctGAGTCCCAGCCACAGCCAGAGACGAAACACCAGTGGTTTACAG CCCAAAGCAACCACGGCACACATCGCTAATAAGAAGACTCCAAACGTGGGTCCGAATGCTCGTTCGCCTCCAAACCACAATGGTGCAACTAAAACAAGCAGAACAGCATCGTCGCCATCTCCAGACCG GGCTCACAGGAGATCAAGCCGGCGGCATTCAAATCCTCTTCAACTGGACCTTGAGTCGGTTCCCGAGGAGGACGTTCCAATTTGCAACTCTGCCCTGTCACCTGGCAACTGCAGACCTGCCAGAGTCTCCGCCGAAGACAAAATAGAGGACTCGTCTGACACGCTGATCTACGAGTCAGAAGCTGAGAGCAGAACTGCGGGAGATGGCA GTCCTTCCAGGATGCTTTCCCCTCCACCCGAAGCCCCGCTAAGGCGCTCGAACGGTACTAGCGACCCAGAAGAGGCCTCTCGCTCGTTGGCCGTGAAGAGGCGAGAGGCTCGGCTGCTCAGGGAGCTGGAGGAGCAGGAGAGCTTGGCAGCGGCCGAAGCTGAAAG GCGCAGTCGCGAGGAGCTGGAGCGCCGTGAGGCTGAGGAGCGAGCCCGGCAGCAGGCTGAGACTGAGCGCTTGATCGCGGAAAAGCAAAGACGTGAGGAAGACGCGCATCGGCGTGCCGAGGAGGAGAGAGCTCAGGCCATGCATGAAGCGGCGCTTCTGCAAAAGCAG AGGGAGGAGGAACAAGCTCGAGAGCGGGAGAAAGCGGCCCAGGCGCAGAAGGAGCGTGAGCTGGCTGCGCAGAAAGAGGAAGCAGAACGCCAAGTTCGGAAAAAG CGACTGGAGGAGATCATGCGGAGAACCAGAAGAACAGTTTCTCCTGACACG AAATCAGCGACGGTGAGCATTTTACCCAAGGAGAACAATGAGACTCCTGTGCATGATGCCGTCAAGCTCCCGGCGGGTTCCAGGCCCTCACAGACGCTGATGGATGACAAAGACGCCAATGATGACATGGTGCCTGTGGTGGCCTTCAAAGAGCGCAGGTCTCTCCGGACTCTCACGGGTCTGGAAGACATCCAGACACACCAACGAGCAG AGGTCATTTGA
- the LOC125980481 gene encoding ensconsin isoform X2, producing MPALKSIASAWQGPVRRTAREVASGTNVDERLKAARERREEQQRLLASRVHSRFERERRAKLHYEQQLLERQKKLQEQKLKEDMRRAAVEEKRQQRLKEEKERNESAVRRTQEKSQRAQENFSQNVRGRKPAKNAPRHIVLSTWEKNLVSRLLTPTSSYLARSKSAVDQSAEEVVHICRRAVSFYSTTSSSPSRTPQKLQDNRPQIKRPPNQRAQDQKPQIQKTPNQRLQIQRPQIQKPQVQRLQNQKPQIQKPQVQRLQNQKSPIQKHQIQRLQNQKPQTQRPVIQKSQNLRPPTQRPPPPHLSPSHSQRRNTSGLQPKATTAHIANKKTPNVGPNARSPPNHNGATKTSRTASSPSPDRAHRRSSRRHSNPLQLDLESVPEEDVPICNSALSPGNCRPARVSAEDKIEDSSDTLIYESEAESRTAGDGPSRMLSPPPEAPLRRSNGTSDPEEASRSLAVKRREARLLRELEEQESLAAAEAERRSREELERREAEERARQQAETERLIAEKQRREEDAHRRAEEERAQAMHEAALLQKQREEEQAREREKAAQAQKERELAAQKEEAERQVRKKRLEEIMRRTRRTVSPDTKSATVSILPKENNETPVHDAVKLPAGSRPSQTLMDDKDANDDMVPVVAFKERRSLRTLTGLEDIQTHQRAEVI from the exons ATGCCCGCGCTGAAAAGCATCGCTTCTGCCTGGCAGggtccggtgaggaggaccgCGCGTGAAG TGGCGAGTGGCACAAATGTGGACGAGAGGCTTAAAGCGGCCCGGGAAAGGAGAGAAGAGCAGCAGAGGTTACTCG CCTCGCGGGTGCACAGCAGGTTTGAGCGGGAGCGGCGGGCCAAGCTCCACTATGAGCAGCAACTGCTGGAGCGCcagaagaagctgcaggagcAAAAACTCAAGGAAGACATGAGGCGTGCTGCCGTGGAGGAGAAGCGACAGCAGCGTCTCAAGGAGGAGAAA GAGCGAAATGAATCCGCCGTGCGCCGGACCCAGGAAAAGAGCCAAAGAGCCCAAGAAAACTTCAGCCAAAACGTGAGAGGCAGGAAGCCCGCTAAAAACG CTCCACGTCACATAGTGCTCAGCACATGGGAGAAGAACCTGGTGAGTCGCCTGCTAACCCCCACAAGCTCTTATCTGGCCCGGAGCAAGAGCGCTGTCGATCAGTCGGCAGAAGAAG TTGTTCATATTTGTCGCCGTGCAGTTTCCTTTTACTCCACAACCAGTAGCAGCCCAAGTCGTACCCCGCAGAAGCTCCAGGACAACAGGCCGCAAATCAAGAGGCCCCCAAATCAGAGAGCCCAAGACCAGAAACCCCAGATTCAGAAAACGCCAAACCAAAGACTCCAGATTCAGAGGCCCCAGATTCAGAAGCCCCAAGTCCAGAGATTACAGAACCAGAAACCACAGATCCAGAAACCCCAAGTCCAAAGATTACAGAACCAGAAATCGCCGATCCAGAAACACCAAATCCAGAGATTACAAAACCAGAAACCCCAGACCCAGAGACCTGTGATCCAGAAAAGCCAGAACCTGAGACCCCCGACCCAgaggccaccaccaccacatctGAGTCCCAGCCACAGCCAGAGACGAAACACCAGTGGTTTACAG CCCAAAGCAACCACGGCACACATCGCTAATAAGAAGACTCCAAACGTGGGTCCGAATGCTCGTTCGCCTCCAAACCACAATGGTGCAACTAAAACAAGCAGAACAGCATCGTCGCCATCTCCAGACCG GGCTCACAGGAGATCAAGCCGGCGGCATTCAAATCCTCTTCAACTGGACCTTGAGTCGGTTCCCGAGGAGGACGTTCCAATTTGCAACTCTGCCCTGTCACCTGGCAACTGCAGACCTGCCAGAGTCTCCGCCGAAGACAAAATAGAGGACTCGTCTGACACGCTGATCTACGAGTCAGAAGCTGAGAGCAGAACTGCGGGAGATG GTCCTTCCAGGATGCTTTCCCCTCCACCCGAAGCCCCGCTAAGGCGCTCGAACGGTACTAGCGACCCAGAAGAGGCCTCTCGCTCGTTGGCCGTGAAGAGGCGAGAGGCTCGGCTGCTCAGGGAGCTGGAGGAGCAGGAGAGCTTGGCAGCGGCCGAAGCTGAAAG GCGCAGTCGCGAGGAGCTGGAGCGCCGTGAGGCTGAGGAGCGAGCCCGGCAGCAGGCTGAGACTGAGCGCTTGATCGCGGAAAAGCAAAGACGTGAGGAAGACGCGCATCGGCGTGCCGAGGAGGAGAGAGCTCAGGCCATGCATGAAGCGGCGCTTCTGCAAAAGCAG AGGGAGGAGGAACAAGCTCGAGAGCGGGAGAAAGCGGCCCAGGCGCAGAAGGAGCGTGAGCTGGCTGCGCAGAAAGAGGAAGCAGAACGCCAAGTTCGGAAAAAG CGACTGGAGGAGATCATGCGGAGAACCAGAAGAACAGTTTCTCCTGACACG AAATCAGCGACGGTGAGCATTTTACCCAAGGAGAACAATGAGACTCCTGTGCATGATGCCGTCAAGCTCCCGGCGGGTTCCAGGCCCTCACAGACGCTGATGGATGACAAAGACGCCAATGATGACATGGTGCCTGTGGTGGCCTTCAAAGAGCGCAGGTCTCTCCGGACTCTCACGGGTCTGGAAGACATCCAGACACACCAACGAGCAG AGGTCATTTGA